Within the Pseudomonas oryzae genome, the region TCCACCGCCAGCCCCAGGTAGTTGCCGATCTCGCTCCGCGACATGGCCAGGCGGAACTGGTTGGCGGAGTAGCCGCGGGCGCGGAAGCGCGCCGACAGGTTGACCAGGAAGGTGGCGATCCGCTCGTCGGCGGTCTTCTTCGACAGCAGCAGCATCATCTGCTGGTCGTCGCGGATTTCCCGGCTCATCAGGCGCATCAGCTGGCGGCGCAGCTGGGGCAGCTGGACCGACAGCTCGTCGAGCTTCTCGTAGGGAATCTCGCACAGCGAGGTGGTTTCCAGCGCCTGGGCGGAGACCGGATAGGCCTCTGCGTCCATGCCGGACATGCCAACCAGTTCGCTGGGCAGGTGGAAACCGGTGATCTGCTCCTCGCCATTGTCGGTGACGCTGAAGGTCTTCAGCGCGCCGGTGCGTACGGCGAATACCGAGGTGAAGCTGTCACCCTGACGGAACAGGAACTCGCCCTTCTTCAGCGGCCTGCCGCGCTTGACGATGTTGTCGAGCGCGTTGATGTCTTCCATGGTCAGGGACAGCGGCAGGCAAAGAGGGGAGAGGCTGCATTCCTTGCAGTGCGCCTGTGGCAGGTTGCGCACCTTGATGTTGTCTTGGCCGGCGGTCATGTCGAACAGCTACCTAAAGCGAGGTTTGAGCGCAAGGTTACCGCAGCATGCCGGCGGCTGCCAGTGCAGGACCATGAACATCGACTTCAGATGACTCGCGAGAAACGTTGGGTATTCAGCAGCGGCAGGTAGCGGTCGAACAGCATGCAGACCGAGCGTACCAGCAGACGACCGGCTGCGGTGATGTCGATGCCCCGCTCGTCGAGGCGGATCAGGCCATCGCGGGCGAAGTTCTCCAGCTCCGGCCAGACTTCGTTGAAGTAGCCGTGGAAGTCGATGTTGAAGCGCTCTTCGATCTCGGCGAAATCCAGCTTGAAATGGCAGATCAGCTGCTGGATCACGGCGCGGCGGATGCGGTCGTCACCGTCGCAGTGCAGGCCGCGACGGGTGGCCAGCTGGTTGCTGTCCAGGCTGCTCTGGTAGTTGTTGATGTCGCTGGTGTTCTGGCAGTACAGGTCGCCGATCTGGCTGATCGAGGAGACTCCCAGGCCGATCAGGTCGCAATAGCCGTGGGTGGTGTAGCCCTGGAAATTGCGCTGCAGGGTGCCTTCTTCCTGGGCGATGGCCAGTTCGTCGTCCGGCAGGGCGAAATGGTCCATGCCGATGTAGCGATAGCCGGCGGCGGACAGCTGCTCGATGGTGCGCTGCAGCATCTCCAGTTTCTCGCCGGGACTCGGCAGGTCCTCGGCATTGATCCGGCGCTGCGGCGGGAAGCGATCCGGCAGGTGGGCGTAGTTGAACACCGACAGGCGGTCCGGCTGCATGGCGATGACTTCGTCCACGGTGCGGGCGAAGGACTTGGCATTCTGCAGCGGCAGCCCGTAGATCAGGTCGATGTTGATCGAGCGGAACTGCAGGGTGTGCGCCGCCTCGATGATCGAGCGGGTTTCCTCCGGGCTCTGCATGCGGTTGACCGCGCGCTGTACGGCGGGGTCGAAGTCCTGCACGCCGAGGCTGACCCGATTGAAGCCGATGTCGCGGAGCAGGCCCATGGTGGTCCAGTCCGCCTCGCGCGGGTCGATCTCGATGCTGTAGTCGCCGGTGTCGTCGTCCAGCAGATGGAAGTGCTGGCGCAGGCCCGCCATCAGCTGGCGCAGTTCGTCATGGCTGAGGAAGGTCGGCGTGCCGCCGCCGAAGTGCAGCTGCTCGACTTCCTGGCTGCGGTCGAGATGGCGGCTGACCAGTTCCACTTCGTGCAGCAGGCGCTGCAGATAGGGGGCGCTGCGTCCGCGATCCTTGGTGATGACCTTGTTGCAGGCGCAGTAGTAGCAGATGTGGGCGCAGAAGGGCAGGTGCACGTACAGCGACAGCGGTCGCTTGGCCTGGGCGCTGCCACGCAGGGCCTGGATCAGGTCGAAGGGGCTGACACCGTCGTGAAACTGAACGGCGGTAGGGTAGGAGGTATAACGCGGCCCGGCCACATCGTAGCGGCGAATCAGATCGGTATCCCAACGAATGGCGTCGAGCATGCGGGGTAGCCCTGCAAATTAAGACTTATGGCCAAGTCTAGGAGCGGGCGCGAAGTGGGGTGTTGACCTGTATCAAGCGCTCTAGTGAGCGTGCTGAGCGTTGGCGTGAGCGGCGGAATGGCCCATCAGCCAGGCCTGATGCGGACCCGGCAGAGTCCACAGGCCGAACAGGATGACCAGCAGACCACCAGCGATGCGCACGCCGCGGCGGCGCAGCAGGACGGTCAGGCGCTCGGCGGCCAGGCCGGTGGCGAGCAGCACCGGCAGGGTGCCGAGACCGAAGGCAAGCATCAGCAGAGCGCTGTCGAGCGCATCGCCCTGGCTGGCGGCCCACAGCAGGGTGCTGTAGACCAGGCCGCAGGGCAGCCAGCCCCACAGGGCCCCGAGCAGCAGGGCGCGCGGAGCATTGCGTACCGGCAGCAGGCGGCGGGCCAGGGGCTCGATCTGCTTCCACAGCAGGCGGCCGGCGCCTTCGATGCGGGTCAGCCCGCTCCACCAGCCGGCCAGATAGAGGCCCATGACGATCAGCAGCAGGCCGGCGATGACCCGCAGGACGGTCGCCGCCGGGCCGCTGGCCAGCGCCCAGCCGGCAAGGCCGAGCAGCAGGCCGGCCATGCCGTAGGAGGCGATGCGGCCGACGTTGTAGGCCAGCAGCAGGTGCAGGCGGCGCTGGCGCTGCTCGGCGGGGATGGCCAGGGTCAGTGCCCCCATCAGGCCGCCGCACATGCCGATGCAGTGACCACCGCCCAGCAGTCCGAGGATCAGGGCCGAAACCAGCAGGGGCAACAGGTCAGCCACGCGGCGGTTTCCGGTCTGTGGGGTGGTCGCTATCGGTGGCCGATTTGGCGCTGGCCTCGTCGATGCCGGCCTGATGGTTGGGGTCTTCGTCGTCGAACAGGATGCTGTGCGCCGGGCTGTCGAGGTCATCGTACTGGCCGTTGTCGACGGCCCAGAAGAACATCCAGATGGCCAGGGCGACCAGCACGACGGCGACCGGGATCAGCAGGTAGAGGGCGGACATGGTGACCTCCGGGTCAGGTACGGCTGGTGGTGGCCAGGCTTTCGGGGGCATGGCCGATGGCGGCAGCCACCGGCTGGCTGCTGCCTCTGACCCGGCTCAGGCGCAGGGCGTTGACCACCACCACCAGTGAGCTGGCGGACATGCCGATCGCTGCCCAGCCGGGGGTGATCCAGCCGAGCGCGGCGAAGGGCAGCACCAGGCCATTGTACAGGCAGGCCCAGGTCAGGTTCTCGACGATGATGCGGCGAGTGCGTCGGGCCACTTGCAAGGCCTGCACCAGGCTGTCCAGGCGGTTGGACAGCAGCACCGCATCGGCGCTGGTCTTGGCCAGGTCGGTGGCGCTGCCCATGGCCACGCTGATATCGGCGCCGGCCAGCACCGGGACGTCGTTGACGCCGTCACCGAGCATCAGCACGCGGTGGCCCTGCCGGTGCAGGTCGCGCAGCACGGCCAGCTTGTCGTCGGGCGTCAGGCCGCCGCGGGCATCAGCGATGCCCAGTTCGACGGCGACGCTGGCGACCATCGGCGAACTGTCGCCGGACAGCAGCAGTACCTGCCAGCCGCGGCTGTGGGCGGCCTCGATCAGCGTGCGGGCGTCGCCGCGCAGGCGGTCGTCGAGACAGAACCAGGCCAGGGGGCCCCGTTCGTCGCCGAGCAGCAGCCACTGGCCGGCCTCCTGCGGCATGCGTGGGGCCGGCTGCCCCGCGAGCTGACTGACGAAATTCGCCTCGCCGATGCGCAGGCGGCGGCCCTCGACGAGGCCTTCGAGGCCCCTTCCGGGTTCGCTGTGCACCGCTTCGGCGGCCTGCGGAGCACGGCCGAAGGCGCGGGCGATCGGGTGTTCGGAGCGGTTTTCCAGGGCAGCGGCGAGGCTCAGGCAGGCCCGGCTGTCCAGCTCGCGCAGCACGCGGACTTCGCGCAGGGTCAGGCGGCCTTCGGTGAGGGTGCCGGTCTTGTCGACGATCAGGGTGTCGATCTGGTTGAGGCTTTCCAGCACATGGCCGCGGGTCACCAGCAGGCCGAGCTGGTGCAGACTGCCGGTGGCGGTGGTCAGCGCGGTCGGGGTGGCCAGCGACAGGGCGCAGGGGCAGGTGGCGACCAGCAGGGCGAGGACGATCCAGAACGCCCGTTCGCTGTCGATCTGCCACCAGATCAGGCCGACGGCCGCGGCGACCAGCAGCACGGTGATCAGGAACCATTGCGCCACGCGATCGGCGAGCTGGGCCAGGCGCGGCTTGTCGGCCTGGGCGCGCTCGAGCAGGCGGACGATGGCGGACAGGCGGGTGTCGTCGCCGAGGGCTTCGACCTGCAGGGTCAGCGGCCCCTCGATGTTGAGGGTGCCGCCGGTGACGCGTTGCCCGGCACTGCGCGGCTGCGGCAGGTATTCGCCGGTGAGCAGCGACTCGTCGATGCTCGACTGGCCGGCGAGGATCAGCGCGTCGGCCGGGATCACCGCACCCGGCGGCACCAGTACGCGATCGCCGACCCGCAGCTCGCTGAGCAGGATGCGCTGGCTGTGCTCCTGCTCATCCAGGCGCAGGCAGGACGCCGGCAACAGGTTGACCAGCTGGGCGGTCACCTGGGCGGTACGCTCGCGGGCGCGTCGCTCCAGGTAGCGGCCGGCGAGCAGGAACAGGGCGAACATGCCCACGGCATCGAAATACAGTTCACCCTCGCCGGTGACGGTCGACCACAGGCCGGCGACGTAGGCGCCGCCGATGGCCAGCGACACCGAGACGTCCATGGTCAGGTGGCGGGTGCGCAGGTCGCGCAGCGCGCCGCGGAAGAACTGTCCGCAGCAGTAGAAGACGATGGGCGTGGTCAGCAGCAGGCTGGTCCAGCGCAGGATGCCGTCGAAGCTGGCGCTGAGATCCAGGTTGAACTCCGGCCAGGTGGCCATGGCGGCCATCATCACCTGCATCCACAGCAGGCCGGCGACGCCGAGCTGGCGCAGGGCCAGGCGGTTCTCGCGGTGCATCTGCTCGGCGGCGGCATCGGCCTGGTAGGGGTGTGCGGCGTAGCCGATCCGACGCAGCTCGGCGAGCAGCTGGCTGAGCGGCAAATTGCTGTCGTCCCAGCGCACCTGCAGGCGGTGGTTGGACAGGTTGAGGCTGGCCTGGCTGACGCCCGGCAGCTTCTTCAGATGATGCTCGATCAGCCAGCCGCAGGCCGCGCAGCTGATGCCCTCGATCAGCAGGCAGGTCTCGGCCTCCTGGCCGCTGTGCTGCACCAGCCCCTCCTGCACGTCGGCGCGGTCGTACAGCGCCAGCTCGTCGGCGAGGGCCTTGGGCAGGGCTTCGGGGTTGGCCGCGGTTTCGCTGCGGTGACGGTAGTAGCTTTCCAGGCCGCCGGCGACGATGGCTTCGGCCACCGCCTGGCAGCCGGGGCAGCACATGGCACGCGCTTCGCCGAGCACGTGCGCCTGATAGGGGCTGCCGTCGGGAACCGGCAGCCCGCAGTGGAAGCAGGGCAGGGGAGCGCTCATGGGCGGCGTCAGGGCGCCAGGGCGATCGGCTTACGATCTTCCAGGACGAACTCGTCGAACAGGCGCCAGTCCTTGCCTCCTTCCTGGCCGAGCAGCTCGACGAAGCGGCGACCGTTCACGGCGTCCTGCATCTGGCCACGGTACAGGCCGCTCTCGCCGCCGACCGGCTGGAGGATGACGCGGCGGTCGCGCTCCGGCTGGGTCGGCGAGATCAGGTTGAGCACCAGCTGCGCCGGCCGGCTGATGCCGGTCAGGCGCAGCTCGGCAGTGCCGCTCTGCTCGTCTAGGGTCAGGCTGGCCTGCATGCCGAGCTGCTTGGCCAGCTTCTCGCGCTCGAGCGACTGGTTGATGCCCTTGCCGACGTCGTAGTAGTTGTCGGCCACCAGGGTATCGGCAGTGCGCACCGATACGATCACCAGGCCTATACCGAGGACGACGGCGAAGGCCAGGATGGCGATGATGAACCAGGCCCAGAACTGCTTGTACCAGCGACTGGTGATCTCGGGCTGCTGCATGCTCTCTCTCTACTGTCAGCGGACGCGCGGGCCGATGAAGCGGCTTTCGGCATCGAAGGTCTTGCCGGGGATGTCGGCGGCTTGGATTGTAAAGAGAATCTCGTTGGTACTGGAAGGCAGCCGTTCCGGATCGATGGACAGCTCGATCGGCACCGAGACCACCTCGCCGGCAGCCGCCTTCACTTCGCGGCTGCCTTCGAGGGTCAGCCCCTCGAGACCCTGCACGTCGATGGTGTAGACGTGTGCGCGCTGGTCCTTGTTCATGATCCGCAGGGTGTAGACGTTCTCGATGCGGCCCTGCTCGTTCTCGCGGTACAGCACGCGGTCCTTGAGCACGTCGAGCTCGGCCAGCGGGCGCATCACCAGGGCGGTACCGAAGGCCCCCATCATCACCAGCAGGGCGATGGCGTAGCCGATCAGGCGCGGACGGACGATGTGGGTCTTGTTGCCGCTCAGGTTGTGCTCGGTGGTGTAGCCGACCAGGCCGCGCGGATAGCCCATCTTGTCCATGATGCTGTCGCAGGCGTCGACGCAGGCGGCGCAGCCGATACAGGCGATCTGCAGGCCGTTGCGGATGTCGATGCCGGTCGGGCAGACGTGCACGCACATCTTGCAGTCGATGCAGTCGCCGAGGCCCTGGGCCTTGTAGTCGGCGTCCTTCTTGCGCGGGCCGCGCTTCTCGCCACGGTTGGCGTCGTAGGAAACGATCAGGGTGTCCTTGTCGAACATCACGCTCTGGAAGCGCGAGTAGGGGCACATGTGGATGCACACCTGCTCGCGCAGCCAGCCGGCATTGCCGTAGGTGGCCAGGGTGAAGAAGCCCACCCAGAACAGCGCCCAGCCCTCGAGGTTGAAGGTGACCAGGTCGACCACCAGTTGGCGGATCGGGGTGAAGTAGCCGACGAAGGTCAGCGCGGTGAGCAGGGCCACGCCCAGCCAGATGGCGTGCTTGGCGCTCTTGCGCAGGAACTTCGCGGCGCTCATCGGCTGCTTGTCGAGCTTCATGCGCTGGTTGCGATCACCCTCGGTGACCTTCTCGGCCCACATGAAGACCCAGGTCCACACGCTCTGTGGGCAGGTATAACCGCACCAGACGCGGCCGGCGAACACGGTGATGAAGAACAGGCCGAAGGCGCAGATGATCAGCAGCCAGGACAGCAGCATGAAGTCCTGCGGCCAGAAGGTGGCGCCGAAGATGTAGAACTTGCGCTCCGGCAGGTTCCACCAGACAGCCTGACGGTCGCCCCAGTTCAGCCAGGCAGTGCCGAAGAACATCAGGAACAGGAAGGCGCCACTGATCAGGCGGATATTGCGGAACAGGCCGGTGAAAGCCTTGGTGTAGATCATCTCGCGCTTGGCGTAGAGATCGACGCTTTCGCCTTTCTTGACAGGGGAGTTTGGGGTCACGTCCTGAACGGGAATCTTGTCGCTCATCGGGCTCTACCACGGCTGGAGAAGTAGGTGGTCCCTCTGGTACATGGCCAGCGGGATCGATTCACTTCCCACAAATGGTACGCCTAATGGCGGCGCTCCGCATGCGACGGGTGGTCGCGGAATACCTGGGGGGGTATTTTGTGGGCATGCCTGTTGCCAGGGGGGCGGAAAGCAAGACGCCGCTTTCCGGTGACCGGAAAGCGGCGTCTGGTTCAACAGCAATCGCTTACTGCTGCGGAGCTTTCTGCGACAGGCTGTAGACGTAGGCGGCCAGCAGGTGGACCTTGTCGTTGCCGAGCAGCTCGTTCTGGGCCGGCATCTGGCCCTGGCGACCGAGGCGGATGGTCTGCTGCAGCTGCGGCAGGCTGGAGCCATAGATCCAGCCGGCGCTGGCGGTCAGGTCCGGAGCGCCCATGGCCGGAGTGCCCTTGCCTTCGGCGCCGTGGCAGGCGACGCAGTTGGTGGCGAAGATCTTCTGGCCGGCGGCGACGTCGGCGCCATGGCCTTCCGGCAGCTTGAGGCCAGCCAGCTCGCCACGCACGTACGCGGCGACGTTCTTCACGCCAGCTTCGCCGAGGACTTCGCCCCAGGCCGGCATCATGCCGTGACGACCGCCGAGAATGGTGGTCTTGATGATGTCGGCCTCGCCGCCCCAGCGCCAGTGGCTGTCGGTCAGATTCGGGAAGCCGTAGCTGCCCTTGGCGTCCGAACCGTGGCACACGGAGCAGTTGGAGGCGAACAGACGGGCACCCATCTTCAGGGCCTGCTCGTCCTTGGCCACGTCGACTACCGGCATGGCAGCGTACTTGGCGAACAGCGGGCCGTATTGCTCGTCGGCGCGGGCCATTTCCTTCTTCCACTGGTTGACGCCGGTCCAGCCTTCCTCGTAACCCGGCAGGACGCCTTTCCAGTTACCCAGGCCCGGATAGAGCACCAGGTAGCCGAGGGCGAACACCACGGTGCCGACGAACAGCATGAACCACCACTTGGGCAGCGGGTTGTCATACTCCTCGATGCCGTCGAACGAGTGGCCCACGGTCTGATCGGTGGTGTCCTGACGCTGGCCCTTGCGGGTCGCGAACAGGAGCCAGGTCAGCGCCACTATGGTGCCGAGGCTGAGTATGGTGACGTACCAATTCCAGAAACTGGTCATTCGTGCTTACTCCTAGAAGCTTCTTCTTCACGCTTTTCGGACTTGGGCTCGTCGGCAAAGGGCAGGTTGGCCGCTTCGTCGAAGCTCTTCTTGCGCCTGCTGCTGAAGGCCCAGAGCAGCAGGCCAACGAAGGCGATCAGTACGAGGGCGGTGCCCAATCCACGCAGAGTCCCGATATCCATGGCGCGTTACCGTTTGTTCTTGATGCTGGTGCCGAGGACCTGCAGGTAGGCGACCAGGGCATCCATTTCGGTCTTGCCCTTGACGGCGTCGCGGGCCCCTTCGATGTCAGCATCGGTGTACGGCACGCCCAGGGTGCGCATGGCTTCCAGCTTGGCGGCGGTGTCCTTGCCGGTCAGCTTGTTCTCCACCAGCCAGGGGTAGGAGGGCATCTTCGACTCGGGTACGACGTTGCGCGGGTTGTACAGGTGGGCGCGGTGCCAGTCGTCGGAGTAGCGGCCGCCGACGCGGGCCAGATCCGGGCCGGTACGCTTGGAGCCCCACAGGAAGGGGTGGTCCCAGACGCTCTCGCCGGCGACGGAGTAGTGACCGTAGCGCTCGGTTTCGGCACGGAACGGACGCACCATCTGCGAGTGGCAGCTCACGCAGCCTTCCTTGATGTAGACGTCGCGGCCTTCCAGCTGCAGGGCGGTGTAGGGCTTCATGCCCTCGACCGGCTCGTTGACCACGTCCTGGAAGAACAGCGGCACGATCTGGGTCAGGCCGCCGATACTGACGGCGATCACCATCAGCAGGGTCATCAGACCGATGTTCTTCTCGACAATGTCATGATTCTTCATCAGTGGGCTCCTTGAACCACGAACTTCTCGGCGGCGGCCATTTCATCAGCCTTGGCCACGCGAACGGTGCGCCAGGTGTTGTAGGTCATCAGCAGCATGCCGGTGAGGAAGAAGGCGCCGCCGATCATGCGCACGATGAAGCCCGGGTGACTGGCTTCCAGCGCTTCGACGAAGGAGTAGGTCAGGGTGCCGTCCTCGTTGACCGCGCGCCACATCAGGCCCTGGGTGATGCCGTTGACCCACATCGAGGCGATGTACAGCACGGTGCCGATGGTGGCCAGCCAGAAGTGCGCGTTGATCAGGGCGATGCTGTGCATTTCCTTGCGGCCGAAGACCTTCGGCAGCAGGTGATACAGCGAACCGATGGACACCATGGCGACCCAGCCGAGGGCGCCGGCGTGCACGTGGCCGATGGTCCAGTCGGTGTAGTGGGAGAGGGCGTTAACGGTCTTGATGGCCATCATCGGGCCTTCGAAGGTGGACATGCCGTAGAAGGCGAGGGAGACCACCAGGAAGCGCAGGATCGGGTCATGGCGCAGTTTGTGCCAGGCACCGGAGAGGGTCATCATGCCGTTGATCATGCCACCCCAGGACGGAGCGAGCAGGATGACGGACATCACCATGCCGAGGGACTGGGCCCAGTCCGGCAGTGCGGTGTAGTGCAGGTGGTGCGGACCGGCCCAGATGTACAGGGTGATCAGCGCCCAGAAGTGCACGATGGACAGGCGGTAGGAGTAGACCGGACGCTCGGCCTGCTTGGGCACGAAGTAGTACATCATGCCGAGGAAGCCGGTGGTGAGGAAGAAGCCCACGGCGTTGTGGCCGTACCACCACTGCACCATGGCGTCGGTGGCGCCGCTGTACAGCGAGTAGGACTTGAACAGGGTAACCGGGATCTCCATGTTGTTGACGATGTGCAGCATCGCCGTCACCAGGATGAAGGCGCCGAAGAACCAGTTGCCGACGTAGATGTGCTTGGTCTGACGCTTGAGGATGGTCCCGAAGAACACCACCGCGTAGGAAACCCAGACGATCGCCAGCAGGATGTCGATCGGCCACTCCAGCTCGGCGTACTCCTTGGAGGAGGTGAAGCCCTGCGGCAGGGTGATCACGGCCAGCACGATCACGGCTTGCCAACCCCAGAAGGTGAAGGCGGCGAGGGTGTCACTGAACAGGCGAGCCTGGTTGGTGCGCTGCACAACGTAGTAGGAGGTGGCGAACAGGGCGCAACCGCCGAACGCGAAGATCACCGCGTTGGTGTGCAGGGGGCGCAGGCGACCGAAGCTGGTCCATGGCAGGTCGAAGTTCAGGCTCGGCCATACCAATTGGGCGGCGATCAATACACCTAGACCCATCCCAATGACCCCCCAGATCACCGTCATGACGGCGAACTGGCGGACCACCTTATAGTTATAAGCAGTCGGGCTGATTGCTGTACTCATTTCAGGGGTTCCACGGTTATGGACTTTCGGGACAAAAAAACGGCGGCAAGTATGGAGAAAGGAGGTGGCCATTGCAACGCAAGCGCTTGTCAGTCAAGGGCTTGCCGCGAACGATGGCGGGCTCTTCGCAGACCTGCAGGCGTTGTCGGTTGGGCGCGGAACGGAGTCTCGAAAGACGCCGCAAGGAGTGATGTCGCATTGTTTTTGTAACCGCGTGCGACTGGGTGGAGAGCTTAGTCCTGGCGGCGATGACTGTGAAGAAAACTTCGGGATAGGTGCGACACTAGGTCGCATAAAAGGAAGGGGAGTTCGGCGGGAGAAAAGAGGGGCCGCATTGCGCGGCCCCTCCTCGAGGTTTACTGCTGTTGCGGGGCTTTCTGCGACAGGCTGTAAACGTAGGCGGCCAGCAGATGCACCTTGTCGTTGCCGAGGTAGGGCTCCTGGGCCGGCATCTGGCCCTGACGGCCATTGCGGATGGTCTGTTGCAGCTGGGTCAGGCTCGAGCCATAGATCCAGCCCGTGCTGGCGGTCAGGTTCGGAGCGCCCATGGCCGGGACGCCCTTGCCTTCCGGACCATGGCAGGCGACGCAGTTGCTGGCGAAGATCTGCTTGCCGGCGGCGACATCGCCTTCGGCGCCTTCCGGCAGCTTGAGGCCGGCCAGTTCGCTGCGCACGTAGGCGGCGACGTTCTTCACGCCTTCCTCGCCGATGACCGCGCCCCAGGCCGGCATCATGCCGTGACGACCGGCAAGGATGGTGGCCTTGATGGTGTCGGCCTCGCCGCCCCAGCGCCAGTGGCTGTCGGTCAGGTTGGGGAAGCCGTAGCTGCCCTTGGCGTCCGAACCGTGGCACACGGAGCAGTAGGAAGCGAACATGCGCGAACCCATCTTCAGCGCCTGCTCGTCCTTGGCCACCTCGGCCACCGGCATGGCGGCGTACTTGGCGAACAGCGGACCGTACTCGGCGTCGGCGCGGTCCATCTCGCGCTGCCACTGGGCGACCTGGGTCCAGCCATTCTCGTAGCCCGGCAGAACACCCTTCCAGTTACCCAGGCCCGGGTAGAGCACCAGGTACAGGGCGCCGAAGATCAGGGTGCCGAGGAACAGCAGGAACCACCAGCGCGGCAGCGGGTTGTCGTACTCCTCGATGCCGTCGAACGAGTGACCCATGGTCTGGTCGGTGGTGTCCGGGCGCTGGCCCTTGCGGGTCGCGAAGATCAGCCACCACAGCACCACCAGGGTGCCGATGGTGAGGATGCTGACGTAGATACTCCAAAAGCCTGTCATGGATGATTACTCCTGGCTGAGGCCGCGCATCAGCGCTTGTTCTTGATGCTGGTGCCGAGGACCTGCAGGTAGGCGACCAAGGCATCCATTTCGGTCTTGCCCTTGACTGCGTCGCGGGCCCCTTCGATGTCAGCATCGGTGTACGGCACGCCCAGGGTGCGCATGGCCTGCAGCTTGGCGGCGGTGTCCGCGCCGGTCAGCTTGTTCTCCACCAGCCAGGGGTAGGAGGGCATCTTCGACTCGGGCACGACGTTGCGCGGGTTGTACAGGTGGGCGCGGTGCCAGTCGTCGGAGTAGCGGCCGCCGACGCGGGCCAGATCCGGACCGGTACGCTTGGAGCCCCACAGGAAGGGGTGGTCCCAGACGCTCTCGCCGGCGACGGAGTAGTGACCGTAGCGCTCGGTTTCGGCACGGAACGGACGCACCATCTGCGAGTGGCAGCTCACGCAGCCTTCCTTGATGTAGACGTCGCGGCCTTCCAGCTGCAGGGCGGTGTAGGGCTTCATGCCCTCGACCGGCTCGTTGACCACGTCCTGGAAGAACAGCGGCACGATCTGGGTCAGGCCGCCGATGCTGACGGCGAGCACCATCAGCAGGGTCATCAGGCCAATGTTCTTCTCGATGATTTCGTGCTTGTTCATCAGTGGGCTCCTTGAACCACGAACTGCTCGGCGGCGGCCATTTCCTCAGCCTTGGCCACGCGAACGGTGCGCCACACGTTGTAGGCCATCAGCAGCATGCCGACCACGAAGAAGGCGCCGCCGATCATGCGCACGATGAAGCCCGGGTGGCTGGCTTCCAGCGCTTCGACGAAGGAGTAGGTCAGGGTGCCGTCCTCGTTGACCGCGCGCCACATCAGGCCCTGGGTGATGCCGTTGACCCACATCGAGGCGATGTACAGCACGGTGCCGATGGTGGCCAGCCAGAAGTGCGAGTTGATCAGGGCGATGCTGTGCATCTCCTTGCGACCGAACACCTTCGGGATCAGGTGGTACAGTGAACCGATGGACACCATGGCGACCCAGCCGAGGGCGCCGGCGTGCACGTGACCGATGGTCCAGTCGGTGTAGTGGGAGAGGGCGTTGACGGTCTTGATGGCCATCATCGGGCCTTCGAAGGTGGACATGCCGTAGAAGGCGAGGGAGACCACCAGGAAGCGCAGGATCGGGTCATGGCGCAGTTTGTGCCAGGCACCGGAGAGGGTCATCATGCCGTTGATCATGCCACCCCAGGACGGAGCGAGCAGGATGACGGACATCACCATGCCGAGGGACTGGGCCCAGTCCGGCAGTGCGGTGTAGTGCAGGTGGTGCGGACCGGCCCAGATGTACAGGGTGATCAGCGCCCAGAAGTGCACGATGGACAGGCGGTAGGAGTAGACCGGACGCTCGGCCTGCTTGGGCACGAAGTAGTACATCATGCCGAGGAAGCCGGTGGTGAGGAAGAAGCCCACGGCGTTGTGGCCGTACCACCACTGCACCATGGCGTCGGTGGCGCCGCTGTACAGCGAGTAGGACTTGAGCAGGCCGACCGGCAGTTCCAGGTTGTTGACGATGTGCAGCATCGCCGTCACCAGGATGAAGGCGCCGAAGAACCAGTTGCCGACGTAGATGTGCTTGGTCTTGCGCTGCATCACGGTGCCGAAGAACACCACGGCGTAGGCG harbors:
- the ccoP gene encoding cytochrome-c oxidase, cbb3-type subunit III, giving the protein MTGFWSIYVSILTIGTLVVLWWLIFATRKGQRPDTTDQTMGHSFDGIEEYDNPLPRWWFLLFLGTLIFGALYLVLYPGLGNWKGVLPGYENGWTQVAQWQREMDRADAEYGPLFAKYAAMPVAEVAKDEQALKMGSRMFASYCSVCHGSDAKGSYGFPNLTDSHWRWGGEADTIKATILAGRHGMMPAWGAVIGEEGVKNVAAYVRSELAGLKLPEGAEGDVAAGKQIFASNCVACHGPEGKGVPAMGAPNLTASTGWIYGSSLTQLQQTIRNGRQGQMPAQEPYLGNDKVHLLAAYVYSLSQKAPQQQ
- the ccoO gene encoding cytochrome-c oxidase, cbb3-type subunit II, whose product is MNKHEIIEKNIGLMTLLMVLAVSIGGLTQIVPLFFQDVVNEPVEGMKPYTALQLEGRDVYIKEGCVSCHSQMVRPFRAETERYGHYSVAGESVWDHPFLWGSKRTGPDLARVGGRYSDDWHRAHLYNPRNVVPESKMPSYPWLVENKLTGADTAAKLQAMRTLGVPYTDADIEGARDAVKGKTEMDALVAYLQVLGTSIKNKR
- the ccoN gene encoding cytochrome-c oxidase, cbb3-type subunit I, coding for MSTENSRTAYNYKVVRQFAVMTVIWGIVGMAAGVFIAAQLVWPGLNFDLPFTSFGRLRPLHTNAVIFAFGGCALFATSFYSVQRTCQTRLFGGPLASFVFWGWQLVIVLAAITLPLGFTSSKEYAELEWPIDILIAVVWVAYAVVFFGTVMQRKTKHIYVGNWFFGAFILVTAMLHIVNNLELPVGLLKSYSLYSGATDAMVQWWYGHNAVGFFLTTGFLGMMYYFVPKQAERPVYSYRLSIVHFWALITLYIWAGPHHLHYTALPDWAQSLGMVMSVILLAPSWGGMINGMMTLSGAWHKLRHDPILRFLVVSLAFYGMSTFEGPMMAIKTVNALSHYTDWTIGHVHAGALGWVAMVSIGSLYHLIPKVFGRKEMHSIALINSHFWLATIGTVLYIASMWVNGITQGLMWRAVNEDGTLTYSFVEALEASHPGFIVRMIGGAFFVVGMLLMAYNVWRTVRVAKAEEMAAAEQFVVQGAH